The Streptomyces tubercidicus DNA segment TAGCTGCTGCCGAGACCCTAACTGGGCGTTGGCGGTGACGAGGCGTTAAACGCGGAAGCGGAGGAAGTGTGCAGTCGGATACAAGTCCCTTGGCCGATGCGGATGTTCCAGGTCAAGGCCCTGGTGGCGGGGTCGTCGAGGAGCCGTCCCGGAGCATTCTGTGGAGCGAGACATGGATCGTTCTGGCCCTCTCCCTGGGGGCCAGCGGGCTGTCGGCGCTGATCAGCTTCATCGGGTCGGTGACCAAGCCCGGCGGCCTCAAGGACCAGGCGGCGACACTCAACGGCTCCCATGCGCCCGGCCGGCCCTGGCTGGATCTCGCCTGGCAGCTGTTCGGTATCGCGTCCGCCCTGGTGCCCGTGGCGCTGGTGGCGCATCTGCTGCTGCGGGAACGGGCCGGCGGCCTGCGGGCGATCGGCTTCGACCGGCGGCGGCCCGTATTCGACCTGAGCCGCGGCCTCGCGCTGTCGGTCGTCATCGGCGGCAGTGGTCTGCTGCTCTATCTGGGCGCGCGGGCGGCCGGATTCAATCTGACGGTGGTCCCCGAGGCGCTGCCCCATGTGTGGTGGAAGATCCCGGTGCTGATCGCCTCCGCGGTGCAGAACGCCGTCCTGGAGGAGGTCATTGTCGTCGGGTATCTACTGCGCAGGCTCGGGCAGTTGGGCTGGTCGCCGCTCGCGGCACTCGCGGCCAGTTCGGTGCTGCGTGGTTCCTACCACCTGTACCAGGGCATCGGTGGCTTCGTCGGCAACATGGTGATGGGCGTGCTCTTCGTCCTGCTCTACCGGCGGTGGGGGCGGGTCGGGCCGCTGGTCGCCGCGCATGCCCTGATCGACATCGTGGCGTTCGTCGGGTATGCGCTGCTCGCGGGAAGGGTGGGGTGGTTGCCGACTCCGTGAGGGGGGCGCGGCCGGTGCCTGCCGCGCCTTCCCCGGAGCGGCCGCCGGGCGGGCCGGCTCAGTCGGTGGCCAGTAGTTCCCCGTCGATGACCGTGACCGCCGAACCGGTCAGCAGCGTACGGTCGCCGCGCAGGTCGGTCCGTACGAAGCCGGTGCGGGCGGCGCCCTGCAGGCCCACCAGTTGGGCACGGCCCAGCCGCGCCGACCAGAACGGCGCCAGCGCGGTGTGCGCGCTGCCCGTTACCGGGTCCTCGTCGATGCCGATCCCGGGGAAGAAGCAGCGCGAGACGAAGTCATAGCCGCCGTCGGGATTGTCGGCACGGGCGGTGGTGATCACCCCGCGGCCGCCGTGCCGGGCGAGCGCCTTGAGGTCCGGGGCCAGCGCTCGTACGGACTCCTCGTCGGCCAGCTCGACCAGGAGATCGCCGACATCGGGCCCGGTGTCGTGCGCGGAGCGGACCTCGGTGCCCAGCGCGTCCGCGACCACCGGCGGCACCTCGACGGGGGTGAGCGGCGCCGTCGGGAAGTCCATGGTGATCGCGCCGCGGTCGTCGGCCGTCGTGGTCAGCACCCCGCTGCGGGTGCGGAAACGGACCGTACCGGTGGCCGTCCCCGTGGTGTGCAGGACATGCGCGGTGGCCAAAGTGGCGTGCCCGCACATGTTCACCTCGGCCGCGGGGGTGAGCCAGCGCAGCGCCCAGTCGGCGTCGGCGCCCGCGGGCAGCGGATGCGCGAAGGCGGTCTCGGACAGATTGACTTCGGTGGCGACCCGTTGCAGCCACGCCGTATCGGGAAAGGCACCGGAGTCGAGCAGCATGACTCCCGCGGGGTTGCCGGCGAACGGACGCTCACTGAAGGCGTCGACGATACGAATCCTCATGCCCGCGAGAGTAGAGCCATCGCAAAGCCGCAGGCCAAGGCCAATTCGGGGGAGGTGGCCGGGAAGCGAATGCGGACCGGCACCCACTCCGGGTGACGCACTTCAAGGGCGCGTGTCTGCCCTTGACCTGGGAATCTGCGGGACCTGGACCGAGTACGCGAAGACGGACAGGCGATGGCTTCATGGTCGTCCAGGGCCGTCCTCTGGCGGGTTGGTGGAGAAGCCGGCGGCGGGCACTCACGCGACGGGCTCAGCGGTGACGCGCTGCTTGAAGCCGGTTCGACGGGCAGGTCCGCGGAGTGCTTGAAGTGACCGCGGAGGTCGGAGTCCTGGAGGTATCTCGGGTGCGAGCGTCGTGTCTCCCCCACGAGGACGATGAATCGCCCGGCTGCCGGCCTGGATGAAGTCCGCTGAGCGCCGTGACGAGGTGCTGGCCGGCCTGGCCACCCTCCGGGCCCTTGCCCGGTTCTCGACCCCCGCGGACCGTTCCGACGCAGCCCACGAACGTGGCGACCGCCCGCGCCACCACGGCAGCGTGCTCTTCCGCGGTGGCCCGTTCTAGAAGCGGTTCCTTCGGGGCGTCTTGCCTTCCCGTTGCTTTCCCGGCCGTCCAACACCAGCTGACGGCGCGCTTTCGTCATCGTCCAGGCCCGGCTCGCTGACCGCCCGGTGAAACGGCGATGAGACGACCAGGCCGGTCGTCGATCTGCAGTGAGACCAGTGCGGCTTCGCTGAGGCACCACTGTCCCGTATTAAATGATCTGGGCCCCGAGTCGGGCTCCTGACCTGCGGTGACCAGTTCAGCTGAGACGTGGAGATGCCGGGAATCTCAGGTGATGTGGTCCCGGGCGGGTGAATGCCGGGTGCTGTCGCAGCCGATCTGGTCTGGCTCCGCCGTTTCGAACTGATACCATGCCTGAGTCGTCAGCCACGCTGAGAGCCCGTCCGTGAACCTCACTGCTGGGGCAAGAGGGTGCGGTTGGGCTAGGTGAACGGTTCTGGGCGCTAGAGGCTCATGAACGGCTTCGCAGCCTCGGCGAGTGGGATCTCGGGGACCTACTTGCGCATCATGCGCACGGCGTGCGCGCTGCCCTTGCTGTCCCGGACGTCGCGGACAGCCGCACTGTCCACGGCTTGCAGGACCGCCTCGCGGGTCGGTTACGCCCGCTTGTATCGCGCGTGGCGCTCGCGAGTCCTCTGGCGGGAGAGGATCCACGAGAGAAGGATCATGGGGCCCTCGGCTATCAGAGCGACTACGACCAGTGTGCTGGACGTGTCGCCGTCCACGAGGCGGTAATGCGCGAGCAGTGCGGCCACGATTGGGAGAAGCGCCACGATGCCGCAGAGCGGCCAGAAGAGTTTGCGGAGCATGAGGCGTCATTCTAATAACCCATCCTCAAGAGGAAGACCTGCCCGCGACTTGAGAATGACCGTGATGGCGGGCAGGGCACCGGCCCTTGGACCCCTGGTCACCGCTTCCCGCGGCTCGGGCACGCTCCCCGCGAACCGCTGCCGACTGCGCTCCCCACATTGGGCATGACAGCCCTGTGCGGCCCAGATCGCGGCACTCCTTCTGTCGACGACAAGCCCCAGCCCCACACCGGAGCATCGGCCCACCGCCAGATCCATGGCAACCGATGGCCAAGGCTCCCCGAAGCGCAGGTTCACGGACGGCTCTGACGCGAGCGCCCGACCACGATCGCCCTCTCCGTCCGGAAACAGCGTGTTACCTCGGATTGCTTGAGACGGGGCCAGAACCGGTGTGTCCATCAATCTGATGGACCGGATCACCTGAGAACAGAGGCGAATCGGACCAGAGCACTTGAGACGCGGACCGTATCGACGGAGACGGGACAACCACAACCGGATTTCGCTCAGCCCTTGCTTCGGCGAACAGTCCCGATATATCGTTGAGGCATCGCGACAGATCAACGATAGAGAGATGGAGGACGTCATCATGCGTTCCCATGGACATGAACACGGACATGAGCATCGGCATGAGCACTGCGGACCCGGGCGGCACGGCGGCGGCCGTGGTGAGTTCGGGGGTGGCTGGGAGCGGCGGCGTTCGGCCTTTGGGCCGTTTGGGCCGCCGTTTGGTGGGCCGCCCTTTGGTGGTGGCCGAGGGCGTGGCGGTCCGCGTGGGCGGGCGCGGCGGGGTGATGTGCGCGCCTCGATTCTGGCGCTGCTCAAGGACCGTCCGATGCACGGCTACGAGATGATCCAGGAGATCGCCGAGCGGAGCGGAGGGGCGTGGAAGCCCAGTCCCGGCTCGGTCTATCCGACGCTGCAGCTCCTTGAGGACGAGGGGCTGATCGCCAGCGCCAGTGAGGGCGGCAAGAAGCTGTTCTCGCTGACGGACGCCGGGCGCGCGGAGGCCGACGGCGGCTCGGACGCCCCCTGGGAGGATGCCGGTCGCGGTGTCGACTGGGAGGCGATGAACGAGATCCGCAAGGCGGGCGGCGGCCTGGTGGAGGCGTTCCGGCAGGTGTGGGCCACCGGCAGTCCCGAACAGCGGGAGAAGGCCATGGCGGTGGTCAACAAGGCGCGCAAGGAGCTGTATCTGATCCTTGCTGAGGAGGACTGAGCGAGGAGTGGGGGTGCGGCCTTCGGGGGTCGGGCGAGGGGTGGCCCCCGAAGGTTCCCGAAGGGCCCCGAAGGGTCAGGTGGTCAGGGTGGCGAGCTTGCGCAGTGACTCGTTCAGGGCGGCGCTCGCTGAGTCCTTGAGTTTGCCGGCCATCAGCGAAACCGCGGCTCCGGTGAACGTCCCGTCGATGCGTACGGTCGTTGCCCCGTCTTCCGGGGTGAGTGCGTAACGCATCCCCAGGGTGACGCCCATCGGGCCCTTGCCCTCGATGCCGAGCAGTCGGCCGGGCTCCAGTTCCCGCACGGTCCAGGCGACCTCCGCCGGGAAGCCCATCAGCTTCATGTTCTCCTCGTAGCCCGCGCCCACCTGGAGTGATTCCGGGCCGCCCTTGGGGAAGGCGGTGTGGGTGGCGTTCCACTCCCCGTAGGAGTCGAAGTCGGTGAGCCGCTCCCAGACCTTCGCGGGCGGTGCCTCGATACGGGCCTGTGCGGTGACTTCGGCCATGCGATCACCCCTTCGGTGACGATCCCTGGCTGGTGCGGCGGAACGTAGCTGTGCCGGGGTGAAGGTTCAAGAGTGAGGGTCGCCCCTTGCTGACGAGTCGTCAGTTTTCGGATGGGGTGATGGATCCGGAGGCGGGGTGGGCGGTCGCCCTGTCCTTGAATGTCCGGACTTCACGATTCCCGCACATCTCCTCCGTAAGGATGAGATCGGGTGTGGGTGTGCGCAACCAGCGGGGGAGGGGCAAATGCTTCCCGGCGGTGATGTTCCGGGCCTCAGGGGCTGGTGGGGTGGGTGCTGTGCAAAACCGTACTGCGTACAGTGGGGGCGGCAGCCCCGCCCCGGAGGACCTCGATACTCGGCTCACCGTCGAGCTCGCGTCGGTCGTATCCGCTGCCCGCAGGCGAGCCACCCGCGACGGCGACCGGCAGGTCGACACCGCGCATCTGCTGCACGGCCTCCTGGAATGGGACCCCGCCGTACGCGACGCCTTCGAGGGCGGACCGCAGGTCGCACGGCTGCTCGGCTACCTGGTCCAGCGCAGCATCGGCTACGGACTCCGATGGCACGGCACCATCGAGGACTCCGGCGCGGTCCCGGTGGTCGCCGAGGGTGCCGTCCCCGGATGGTCACCCGCCGCGGCCGCCGCCATGGACGGTGCCCTGGACCGCGCCCATGCCCGCTACGCCACCCGCGCGGGCTGCCTCGACCTGCTGGCGGCTCTGGTGGACGACCCGGAATCCAGGGCCGTCGAGGTGCTGCGACGGGCCTCCGTCGACACCGCCCGGCTCGCCGACCGGCTGGACGGGGAGCGCTCCGGCCAGGATTGACAGCACCCTGCCGGGATTGACAGGCCCGTGGCCAGGATTGACAGGGGTCTTGGGGGGTGGCACTACTGACGACGGCTGCCATGATGGCCGGATGCACGCGTCTTCGGGGAGCCCGGCAGGGTCATCGACCGGCTCGGGCCAGGGAGTTTCCGGGGCCTTGGGGGCCCAGCAGTCATCGTCCGCCCTCGGGGCCCGCCCTGGTCGGGCGCCCGCAGGACGCGGCGCCGGCCTCGGTATCGCCCTGCTGTCCGCGCTCGCCTTCGGCGGTTCGGGCGTCGCCGCCAAGCCCCTGATAGCCGTCGGCCTCGAACCGCTCCAAGTCACCTGGCTGCGGGTGGCGGGGGCGGCGCTGGTGGTGCTGCCGGTCGCCTGGCGGCATCGGGATCTGCCGCGTCGTCGGCCCGCGCTGCTCGCGGGCTACGGGCTGCTCGCCGTCGCCGGCGTCCAGGCGTGCTTCTTCGCCGCGCTCTCCCGTATTCCCGTCGGGGTCGCGCTCCTCATCGAATATCTGGCCCCCGCCCTGGTACTGGGCTGGGTCCGCTTCGTTCAAAAACGGCCGGTCACCCGGGCCGCGGCGGTCGGCGTGGTGCTGGCCGTCGGCGGACTGGCCTGTGTCGTGGAGGTCTGGTCCGGGCTGAGCTTCGATGCCATCGGCCTTGCGCTGGCGCTCGGCGCGGCCTGCTGCCAGGTCGGCTACTTCGTGCTCTCCGACCACGGGACCGACGGCGACGACGCGGTGGACCCGCTCGGTGTGATCGCCTACGGCCTGCTGATCGGCGCCGTCCTCCTCACCGTCATCGCCCGCCCCTGGGGCATGGACTGGGCCGTACTCGGTGGCGGCGCGGACCTGAACGGAACCCAGGTACCCGCCGCTCTGCTGCTCGCCTGGATCGTGCTGATCGCGACGGTGGCGGCCTACCTCACCGGTGTGGTGTCGATCCGCCGGCTCTCGCCACAGGTGGCCGGAGTGGTCGCCTGTCTGGAGGCGGTCATTGCGACGGTCCTGGCCTGGATCCTGCTCGGCGAGCATCTCTCCGCACCGCAGATCGTCGGCGGGGCGGTGGTGCTGATCGGCGCCTTCATCGCGCAGTCGGCCAAGCCGAAGGGGACGGAGACGGTGCGGGTGGCCGGAGGCGGGACGGGGGCGGGAGGCGGCTCGGGGGCCGTTGACAGTGCGGGCGACGGGGCGGGGATGGGTGACGGGGCCGGCGCTCCCGAGGGCAGCGGGGCGCCGGAGTCGTCGGCCGCCCCGGTGGCCTCGGCCCGGACCGGGGATGACTTGTCGGCCGGTTCCCACGCGACATAGGGTGTCGATCATGCATTCGACTGTGCTGCCCCCTCCCGCCGCGTAACGCGGGCGGCGGCCTCCGAGGAAAACCGGGCTCGGGCTGGTTCCCGAGCCGCTTGTCGCTGCCTGCATACGGGACCACGCGACCACTCCACGGCGTATGACGCCGTCCTGGATTTCCCGGAGCACCTCTCCCATGCATGCCACCGTTTCCTCCGCCCTGCCCGTCGGCCGGGGGCTGTTGTACGTCACGCTCGCCGCGACCGCCTGGGGCACCGCGGGCGCGGCCGCCGCGCTCCTTTACCGCGGCAGCGGACTCGGGCCGCTCGCCCTCACTTTCTGGCGCACCTTTGGCGGGCTGGTCCTCCTGCTCGCCGTACGGGCGCTGCTGCGCCGCCGGTCCGGTACCGCCGCCGTCCCCGCCCCGTCCGAGCCGCTCCGGCGGCGCCTGGCCCGGATCGTGATGACCGGCGTCTCGCTCGCCGTCTTCCAGGCCGCCTACTTCGCCGCAGTCGAAGCCACCGGGCTGGCCGTGGGCACCGTCGTCACCATGGGGGCGGGCCCGGTCCTCATCGCTATCGGGGCGCGGGTGACGATGGGCGAACGGCTCGGTGCGGGCGGAGTCCTGGCCGTCGCCGGGGCGCTGGCCGGGCTGGCGGTCCTGGTCCTTGGCGGCGACGGCGCTGCCACCGTCCGGCCGGCCGGTGTCGGCTATGCCCTGTTGTCGGCGGCCGGCTGCGCCGCGATGACGCTGACCACCCGGCGGCTGGGCAAGGACGGCGGCAGCGATCCCTACGCCTCGACGGTCAGCGCCTTCGCGGTCGGTGCGCTGTGCCTGTTGCCGCTCGCGGCGGTGGAGGGGCTGTTGCCCGAGGCGCATGATCTGGGCCGCAGCCTCTGCCTGCTGGCCTATATCGCGGCGGTGCCGACCGCGCTGGCCTACGGGCTGTACTTCGCGGGCCTGGCCGTCGTTCGTGCCGCGACCGCGTCCGTGATCTCACTGATCGAGCCGGTGTCGGCCGCGGCCATCGCGGTGCTGTTTCTCGGGGAGCGGCTCACGATGGCTACGGCGGTCGGAACGGGGGTGCTGCTGACGGCCGTTGCGGGGCTGGCGGTGACCGAGGCGCGCGGAGCGGTGTCGGGGGCGCGGTCGGGGGCGAGGTCGGCTGAGCCGGTGGCGGGCTGAGGGCGGGGGAGCCGTCAGGAAGCGGGCTTCCCCTTGGCGGCTGCGGCCAGTCTGCGCTGCTGGTGGGTGCGGGCCGCCGCGTCCCCGGGGCCGTCCCGCTCGGCGAGGCGTTCCGAGATACGGTGCTGGACGGCCTCGCTCCGCTTGCCGCCGTACTTGAACTTGGCGCGGACCTCCCGCACTTCGAGGCGCAGGCCACGGATGCCGGACAGCAGCCGACCGTACGGAGCGGCACCCGCGGCGACCGGCACTGAGCCGCCCTCCGGCTGGAAGTGGGCCATCTGACGCTGAAGCAGCGCCGCCTTCGCTTCCGGGTCGTCCACGACATGGGCGGTGCAGGTCAGCTGGACCGCGGCATAGAAGCTGGTGGGGACGCCGTGTTCGGGCGGCTGGTCCTCGGCGGCCTGCCAGGGGCCGGGGATGAAGGTGTAGTCGTCTACCACGCTCAGCAGCACCGTCGGCCGGTCTTCCAGCGCGCTCCAGAGGGGATGAGGCCGGGCCAGATGCGCGACGGCCTCGCGGCGGGACGGGTCGTAGGCGAAGTGCAGGGGCTGCAGCATCGGTGGTTCGCCGGGGCGTCCATTGGCCGCCAGCTGGCCGAAGTCGTGTGCCACGAGCCACTGTTGCCATTCGGCGTCCTCAGTGGGGGCGTCCCAGGGGTGGATCAGCACGGTGGCTCCTCAGCGGGCGGAGAGATATGCCGGCTCGGGCGTGCCGGGCGCGAGGTCGTCGGACGGTATGGGGGTGCCGTACACGGGGGCCACGGGCAGGACGCCGCTCCAATACGGCAGCGCGAGGTCCTCCGGCTCGTCGTTGGGGCCGCCGGTGCGGATCTTGGCGGAGACCTCGTGCAGGTCGAGACGGATCACGGAGGTGGCGGCCAGCTCCTTGGTGTTGCCCGGCCGGGAGTCCGCCGCACGTCCGGGCAGCACATGATCGACGAGCGCGTCGAGCGCGGCCGTCTTCTCCTCCTCGTCGGTCACCTGGTGTGCGGTGCCGTGCACCACGACGCAGCGGTAGTTGAGGGAGTGGTGGAACGCGGACCTGGCCAGCACCAGACCGTCGACATGGGTGACCGTCACGCACACCTCCAGGCCGGGGTCCGGCGCCGCGCCGGCCATCCGCAGTGGGCGGGAGCCCGTGGAGCCGTGGAGGTAGAGGCGGTCGCCGACCCGGCCGTAGAGCGTCGGCAGGACGACCGGGGAGCCGTCGCGGACGAAGCCCAGATGGCAGACGTAGCCCGCGTCGAGGATGGCGTGCACGGTCTCGTGGTCGTAGGCGGCGCGTTCGCGGGCGCGGGTGGGGGTCGTGCGCTCGGTCGGTTCGTACGACGCGGCGGGGGCCATTGCGATCTCCATTGCACTAGTGCATAATCAATTTTGTGCTAGGAGAGTATCTGATCGAAGGGCGGCGCGCATCGGAGATTGCCGCCAGTGTCGAGCGGGCCGTCGGTGCGGGTCGGCTCCAGCCAGGTGAAGTGCTGCCTCCGCTGCGGGAGTTGGCCGTCTATCTTGAGGTCAATCCGAATACGGTCGCGGCGGCGTACCGCTCCCTCCGCGACCGAGGGGTGATCGAGACCGCGGGCCGGCGCGGCAGCCGGGTGCGGCCCCGTCCCGCGAGCACGTCGCGCGAGGCGCTGCGGGTGGAGGTGCCGCCGGGCGTCCGGGACGCCTCCGACGGAAACCCCGATCCATCGCTGCTGCCGCCGCTTGAGCGGGCGCTGGCCGAGGCCGCCGCCCGTAGTGCACGGCGTCCCGTGCTCTACGGCACACCGGCCGTGGACGACGACCTCGCCGTTCTCGCCCGCGCGGCGTTCGCCGCCGACGGCGTGACGGAGGCGCCCGTCGCCGTCACCAGCGGCTCGCTGGACGCCATGGAGCGGGTGCTGGCCGCCCATCTGCGGCCCGGCGACGCCGTGGCGGTGGAAGATCCGGGGTGGGGCAGCCTGCTGGATCTCATCCCGGCCCTCGGACTGCGCCCCGTTCCGGTCGGAGTGGATGACGAGGGCCCGCTGCCCGAGCAGTTGGCGCGCGCGGTCCAGGAGGGTGTCCGTGCCGTCGTCGTCACCGACCGGGCGCAGAACCCCACCGGCGCCGCCATCAGCCGCGCCCGCGCCACCGAACTCCGCACCCTGCTGGCCGAAAACCCCGGCATCCTCCTCATCGAGGACGACCACGGGCATGGCATCGTCGATCTCCCGCTCCATCCGCTCTCCGGGGTCACCGACCACTGGGTCCTGGTCCGTTCGACCGCCAAGGCGTACGGCCCGGACCTGAGGCTTGCCGTGCTCACCGGCGATGCGCTGACCATCGACCGGGTGCGCGGCCGTCAGCGCCTCGGGCCGGGCTGGATCAGTCATCTGCTCCAGGACACGGTCGTTCATCTGTGGCGGACCTCCGCGATCGACCCGGCGGCGGTGGCCGGAGCGTACGGCCGGCGGCGGGAGGCGCTGATACGGGCGCTGGCGGAGCGCGGGGTCCGTGCGCGCGGCCGCAGCGGTATGAACGTCTGGGTGCAGGTCCCGGACGAGACGGGCGCGGTGGCCCGACTCCTGCACTCCGGCTGGGCGGTGGCCCCCGGCGCACGCTTCCGCCTGCACTCGCCACCCGGCATCCGCATCACCGTCTCCGGCCTCACGGACGACGACATCACCCCGGTGGCAGATGCCGTCGCCGCGGCGACGGGGGTGGGGGAGGCGCGGCGGTATGAGTGAGCGGTGAGTGCGAGGCGGAGTGGCGGTCTCGGGAGCTTGCGAGGCGGGGCGCCGAAGAGCCCCCGAGACGCGGCTCGGGGGCTCGGGAACCTTGGGGCCCGGTGTCAGATGCGGACCGGCGTCGTCAGTCCGGGGTCGAGTCGGTCCGCGGGGCTGCCGGGCGGATGGGGCGGGGCCTGCTCTGGGTGAGGGCGGCGCCGGCCAGGATGATGAGGGCGCCGAGCGGGGTGTTCCAGCTCAGTTGTTCGTGCAGGAGGGTCACGCCGGCCGCGGTGGCGATCATGGGGACGAAATAGGTGACCATTTGCGCGGTGGTGGGGCCGATCTCGGCGACCAGGCCGTACTGGATGAGGAAGGCGAGG contains these protein-coding regions:
- a CDS encoding FMN-binding negative transcriptional regulator; the encoded protein is MLIHPWDAPTEDAEWQQWLVAHDFGQLAANGRPGEPPMLQPLHFAYDPSRREAVAHLARPHPLWSALEDRPTVLLSVVDDYTFIPGPWQAAEDQPPEHGVPTSFYAAVQLTCTAHVVDDPEAKAALLQRQMAHFQPEGGSVPVAAGAAPYGRLLSGIRGLRLEVREVRAKFKYGGKRSEAVQHRISERLAERDGPGDAAARTHQQRRLAAAAKGKPAS
- a CDS encoding DMT family transporter, translated to MHATVSSALPVGRGLLYVTLAATAWGTAGAAAALLYRGSGLGPLALTFWRTFGGLVLLLAVRALLRRRSGTAAVPAPSEPLRRRLARIVMTGVSLAVFQAAYFAAVEATGLAVGTVVTMGAGPVLIAIGARVTMGERLGAGGVLAVAGALAGLAVLVLGGDGAATVRPAGVGYALLSAAGCAAMTLTTRRLGKDGGSDPYASTVSAFAVGALCLLPLAAVEGLLPEAHDLGRSLCLLAYIAAVPTALAYGLYFAGLAVVRAATASVISLIEPVSAAAIAVLFLGERLTMATAVGTGVLLTAVAGLAVTEARGAVSGARSGARSAEPVAG
- a CDS encoding pyridoxamine 5'-phosphate oxidase family protein, translated to MEIAMAPAASYEPTERTTPTRARERAAYDHETVHAILDAGYVCHLGFVRDGSPVVLPTLYGRVGDRLYLHGSTGSRPLRMAGAAPDPGLEVCVTVTHVDGLVLARSAFHHSLNYRCVVVHGTAHQVTDEEEKTAALDALVDHVLPGRAADSRPGNTKELAATSVIRLDLHEVSAKIRTGGPNDEPEDLALPYWSGVLPVAPVYGTPIPSDDLAPGTPEPAYLSAR
- a CDS encoding PhzF family phenazine biosynthesis protein; translated protein: MRIRIVDAFSERPFAGNPAGVMLLDSGAFPDTAWLQRVATEVNLSETAFAHPLPAGADADWALRWLTPAAEVNMCGHATLATAHVLHTTGTATGTVRFRTRSGVLTTTADDRGAITMDFPTAPLTPVEVPPVVADALGTEVRSAHDTGPDVGDLLVELADEESVRALAPDLKALARHGGRGVITTARADNPDGGYDFVSRCFFPGIGIDEDPVTGSAHTALAPFWSARLGRAQLVGLQGAARTGFVRTDLRGDRTLLTGSAVTVIDGELLATD
- a CDS encoding EamA family transporter, producing the protein MHASSGSPAGSSTGSGQGVSGALGAQQSSSALGARPGRAPAGRGAGLGIALLSALAFGGSGVAAKPLIAVGLEPLQVTWLRVAGAALVVLPVAWRHRDLPRRRPALLAGYGLLAVAGVQACFFAALSRIPVGVALLIEYLAPALVLGWVRFVQKRPVTRAAAVGVVLAVGGLACVVEVWSGLSFDAIGLALALGAACCQVGYFVLSDHGTDGDDAVDPLGVIAYGLLIGAVLLTVIARPWGMDWAVLGGGADLNGTQVPAALLLAWIVLIATVAAYLTGVVSIRRLSPQVAGVVACLEAVIATVLAWILLGEHLSAPQIVGGAVVLIGAFIAQSAKPKGTETVRVAGGGTGAGGGSGAVDSAGDGAGMGDGAGAPEGSGAPESSAAPVASARTGDDLSAGSHAT
- a CDS encoding CPBP family intramembrane glutamic endopeptidase; this encodes MADADVPGQGPGGGVVEEPSRSILWSETWIVLALSLGASGLSALISFIGSVTKPGGLKDQAATLNGSHAPGRPWLDLAWQLFGIASALVPVALVAHLLLRERAGGLRAIGFDRRRPVFDLSRGLALSVVIGGSGLLLYLGARAAGFNLTVVPEALPHVWWKIPVLIASAVQNAVLEEVIVVGYLLRRLGQLGWSPLAALAASSVLRGSYHLYQGIGGFVGNMVMGVLFVLLYRRWGRVGPLVAAHALIDIVAFVGYALLAGRVGWLPTP
- a CDS encoding PadR family transcriptional regulator produces the protein MRSHGHEHGHEHRHEHCGPGRHGGGRGEFGGGWERRRSAFGPFGPPFGGPPFGGGRGRGGPRGRARRGDVRASILALLKDRPMHGYEMIQEIAERSGGAWKPSPGSVYPTLQLLEDEGLIASASEGGKKLFSLTDAGRAEADGGSDAPWEDAGRGVDWEAMNEIRKAGGGLVEAFRQVWATGSPEQREKAMAVVNKARKELYLILAEED
- a CDS encoding Clp protease N-terminal domain-containing protein — encoded protein: MQNRTAYSGGGSPAPEDLDTRLTVELASVVSAARRRATRDGDRQVDTAHLLHGLLEWDPAVRDAFEGGPQVARLLGYLVQRSIGYGLRWHGTIEDSGAVPVVAEGAVPGWSPAAAAAMDGALDRAHARYATRAGCLDLLAALVDDPESRAVEVLRRASVDTARLADRLDGERSGQD
- a CDS encoding SRPBCC family protein is translated as MAEVTAQARIEAPPAKVWERLTDFDSYGEWNATHTAFPKGGPESLQVGAGYEENMKLMGFPAEVAWTVRELEPGRLLGIEGKGPMGVTLGMRYALTPEDGATTVRIDGTFTGAAVSLMAGKLKDSASAALNESLRKLATLTT
- a CDS encoding aminotransferase class I/II-fold pyridoxal phosphate-dependent enzyme, whose protein sequence is MLGEYLIEGRRASEIAASVERAVGAGRLQPGEVLPPLRELAVYLEVNPNTVAAAYRSLRDRGVIETAGRRGSRVRPRPASTSREALRVEVPPGVRDASDGNPDPSLLPPLERALAEAAARSARRPVLYGTPAVDDDLAVLARAAFAADGVTEAPVAVTSGSLDAMERVLAAHLRPGDAVAVEDPGWGSLLDLIPALGLRPVPVGVDDEGPLPEQLARAVQEGVRAVVVTDRAQNPTGAAISRARATELRTLLAENPGILLIEDDHGHGIVDLPLHPLSGVTDHWVLVRSTAKAYGPDLRLAVLTGDALTIDRVRGRQRLGPGWISHLLQDTVVHLWRTSAIDPAAVAGAYGRRREALIRALAERGVRARGRSGMNVWVQVPDETGAVARLLHSGWAVAPGARFRLHSPPGIRITVSGLTDDDITPVADAVAAATGVGEARRYE